The following coding sequences are from one Plectropomus leopardus isolate mb chromosome 10, YSFRI_Pleo_2.0, whole genome shotgun sequence window:
- the rpe gene encoding ribulose-phosphate 3-epimerase produces MAYSAKIGPSILSSDLSCLGSECVRMLECGADYLHLDVMDGHFVPNLTFGHPMVECLRKSLGQDPFFDMHMMVSRPEQWVKPMAAAGANQYTFHIESTTNPGNLIKEIKESGMKVGLAIKPGTTVEELAPWANQIDMALVMTVEPGFGGQKFMEDMMPKVSWLRSQFPSLDIEVDGGVGPDTIHKCAEAGANMIVSGSAVIGSDDPRSVIALLRTVVAEAIQKRSLDR; encoded by the exons ATGGCTTACAGTGCAAAGATCGGTCCGTCCATCCTGAGCAGCGACCTGTCCTGTCTGGGCAGCGAGTGTGTGCGGATGTTGGAGTGCGGGGCAGACTACCTGCACCTGGACGTCATGGACGG GCACTTTGTCCCCAACCTCACATTTGGACATCCCATGGTAGAGTGCCTGAGGAAATCATTAGGCCAAGACCCTTTCTTTG ATATGCACATGATGGTGTCTCGGCCGGAGCAGTGGGTGAAGCCCATGGCTGCTGCGGGGGCCAACCAGTACACATTCCACATAGAGTCCACCACCAACCCTGGAAACCTCATCAAGGAGATAAAAGAGAGTGGCATGAAG GTGGGTTTGGCCATAAAGCCTGGTACTACCGTTGAAGAGCTAGCACCCTGGGCTAACCAGATTGACATGGCTCTGGTCATGACTGTTGAACCTGGCTTTGGAGGGCAAAAGTTCATGGAGGACATGATGCCAAAG gTGAGCTGGTTGAGGAGTCAGTTCCCTTCGTTAGACATTGAAGTAGATGGAGGAGTCGGTCCTGACACCATCCACAAGTGTGCAGAG GCAGGAGCCAACATGATTGTGTCAGGCAGCGCTGTGATAGGCAGCGACGACCCCCGCTCTGTCATTGCGCTCCTGCGCACCGTGGTGGCCGAAGCGATCCAGAAACGTTCGCTGGACCGCTGA